One genomic region from Saprospiraceae bacterium encodes:
- a CDS encoding amidohydrolase, with product MRNLIVPFRSHLLASCLILSVLMCLLGIQCHEQPGPQTIIIHANTWSDGVIQPFDAVAIDQGAITATGTTEELLKTKGTKTTIIDAGQQFLCPGFTDAHVHFLSGGYNLSAVQLREAASREIFIKTIKEYALTLPKGEWILGGDWNHENWGGQLPERWWIDSITPDHPVAINRLDGHMILCNSLALKLAGVDDAVQNIAGGDIPRNNKQQIIGIFKDNAMDLISIKIPPSSEATDDRSLKAAMDYVSSHGVTSVHHMGTFDDLKVFMRNQSSLTTRIYAATPLSQWRELKIFMDKNGRGNMMLQWGMLKGFMDGSLGSHTAAMYQDFTDKPGDRGFLINPLDSMQRWILQSDAAELRVAVHAIGDQAIGDLLNIFDTTISVNGEKDRRFRIEHFQHPTMDQIEHMHRSKVIASMQPYHSIDDGCWAEKVIGPERIKSTYAFKSVSDLKVSLAFGSDWSVAPAIPILGIDAAVNRETLDGKNKGGWVPEQKISVNQALRAYTEGGAYAAFREKELGSIKEGYLADLVLLDQDITTIDPFKIKQTQVLWTMLGGKIVYSRIK from the coding sequence ATGAGAAATTTAATCGTACCATTTAGATCACACCTATTAGCCAGTTGTTTGATCCTGTCAGTCCTGATGTGCCTGCTGGGCATTCAATGTCATGAGCAGCCCGGACCTCAAACGATAATCATTCATGCTAACACCTGGTCTGACGGAGTTATTCAGCCTTTTGATGCTGTTGCCATAGATCAAGGCGCCATCACAGCTACAGGCACTACGGAGGAACTATTAAAAACCAAGGGTACCAAAACCACCATCATCGATGCCGGGCAACAATTCCTATGTCCGGGTTTTACAGATGCTCATGTGCACTTTCTCTCCGGAGGGTACAATCTCTCGGCTGTACAGTTGAGGGAGGCGGCTTCCAGGGAGATTTTTATCAAAACCATCAAAGAGTATGCACTTACTTTGCCTAAAGGTGAATGGATCCTGGGCGGTGACTGGAATCATGAAAACTGGGGAGGTCAACTTCCTGAACGGTGGTGGATAGACTCGATCACTCCTGACCATCCGGTGGCTATCAATCGACTGGACGGCCATATGATCCTCTGTAATTCATTGGCCCTGAAGCTTGCAGGAGTAGATGATGCTGTCCAAAACATTGCTGGTGGCGATATCCCAAGAAACAATAAGCAGCAGATCATAGGAATCTTCAAGGACAATGCGATGGATCTGATCTCGATCAAAATCCCACCTTCTTCTGAAGCTACGGATGACCGATCACTCAAGGCAGCGATGGACTATGTATCCTCCCATGGTGTGACCAGTGTACACCATATGGGTACATTCGATGACTTAAAAGTTTTTATGCGCAATCAGAGCTCTTTGACCACAAGGATCTATGCAGCTACCCCCTTGTCTCAATGGCGCGAGCTTAAAATATTTATGGACAAAAATGGCCGGGGCAATATGATGTTGCAGTGGGGTATGCTTAAAGGATTTATGGATGGCTCTTTAGGTTCTCATACAGCCGCTATGTATCAGGACTTTACAGACAAACCAGGAGACAGAGGATTTTTGATCAACCCCCTGGACTCCATGCAGCGATGGATCCTCCAATCCGATGCTGCTGAACTAAGAGTGGCGGTACATGCCATCGGCGATCAAGCCATCGGCGACTTGCTCAATATATTCGATACTACCATATCAGTCAATGGGGAAAAAGATCGCCGGTTCAGAATAGAACATTTTCAACACCCTACCATGGACCAAATAGAGCATATGCATCGCTCAAAGGTGATCGCGAGCATGCAACCTTACCATTCAATTGATGATGGCTGTTGGGCTGAAAAAGTGATCGGACCGGAACGAATCAAATCAACTTATGCATTTAAATCAGTCTCTGATCTTAAGGTCAGCCTTGCATTTGGCAGTGATTGGTCTGTCGCACCTGCCATACCCATACTGGGGATTGATGCCGCAGTCAATCGAGAGACTTTGGATGGAAAAAATAAAGGAGGTTGGGTACCCGAACAAAAAATTTCAGTCAATCAGGCACTCCGGGCATATACCGAGGGAGGAGCCTATGCGGCTTTCAGAGAAAAAGAACTTGGCAGCATCAAAGAAGGGTACCTTGCTGACCTGGTTTTGTTGGACCAGGACATCACGACCATAGATCCTTTTAAGATCAAACAAACGCAGGTGCTCTGGACGATGCTAGGAGGCAAGATCGTTTACTCCCGAATAAAATGA
- a CDS encoding DUF1330 domain-containing protein, which produces MIFITQLIYLQPGGEESYNEFEAMVLPLLPDYGGQIMLRLRPDKNSVIEQNMDTPYEIHLISFESQEGLDSYIQDDIRQKYLPLKEKSIASTVLYQGVKK; this is translated from the coding sequence ATGATTTTCATAACCCAGCTGATTTACCTCCAGCCGGGAGGAGAGGAAAGTTATAATGAATTTGAGGCTATGGTGCTTCCGCTATTACCTGATTATGGCGGCCAAATCATGCTCCGTCTCAGACCTGATAAAAACTCGGTCATCGAACAAAACATGGATACTCCATACGAAATTCATCTGATCTCATTCGAATCGCAAGAAGGCCTGGACAGTTATATACAGGATGATATTCGCCAAAAATATCTTCCTTTAAAAGAAAAATCCATTGCAAGCACTGTATTGTACCAGGGTGTAAAAAAGTAA
- a CDS encoding DUF4056 domain-containing protein, translating to MMKFKLIFSALCLAALTNLHARPLNLADKRLQEAPPRIIRTCCSFGVDLKVAAIPFIRYNDITGRDLIGPHTFLGSKHEGNGIIYTHKGGFVDIGHLRDQADWTAYIYDLIVKNKKSGNSLIVTRLGYEGGQKILKIFAPDNLTEQDLIKLSGRVAYDLSVWHEIGTWNGTSLIPMVPERYSAFSVEDGYSNLLGIRLGIEALNSDLPFEEAMTKLINETLDQLQALPLRSQTYDAMMEVEGNWWSNRVKLPSGKVIKKRQFELYPCVAPSLLNEDLGQTDVASICLPELTAQGDPNQYYRLEIQHNGKFPIKEIFPGGKKFITQKDFPLLIQYAANESITKYDTLVYKEAKTKNKDNRRPKI from the coding sequence ATGATGAAGTTTAAATTAATTTTTTCGGCATTGTGCCTGGCTGCACTCACCAATCTTCATGCCAGGCCATTAAATTTAGCAGACAAAAGATTGCAGGAAGCACCACCAAGAATTATCCGTACGTGTTGCTCCTTTGGAGTCGATTTGAAAGTAGCCGCTATCCCCTTTATTCGATACAATGACATTACCGGCCGGGACTTGATAGGACCTCACACCTTTCTTGGCAGCAAACATGAAGGCAATGGGATTATATACACACATAAAGGTGGGTTCGTAGACATCGGCCATCTCAGGGATCAGGCGGATTGGACCGCTTATATCTATGACCTGATCGTAAAAAATAAAAAATCAGGCAATTCACTGATCGTAACCCGTCTCGGATATGAAGGCGGCCAAAAAATATTAAAAATCTTTGCTCCCGATAATTTAACGGAACAGGACCTGATCAAACTCTCCGGTCGTGTAGCCTATGATCTGTCTGTATGGCACGAAATCGGCACCTGGAATGGCACCTCCCTCATACCGATGGTGCCGGAGCGTTACTCTGCTTTTTCCGTAGAGGATGGATATTCTAATTTATTGGGCATTCGGCTGGGCATTGAAGCTTTAAATAGTGATTTGCCCTTTGAAGAAGCAATGACCAAACTGATTAATGAAACCCTCGACCAACTACAGGCACTTCCTCTACGGAGTCAAACTTATGACGCCATGATGGAAGTAGAAGGCAATTGGTGGTCTAACAGAGTAAAACTACCTAGCGGCAAAGTCATCAAAAAAAGACAATTTGAATTATACCCCTGCGTAGCGCCAAGTCTATTAAATGAAGATTTGGGGCAAACTGATGTCGCTTCTATATGCCTTCCAGAATTGACAGCACAAGGAGACCCTAATCAATATTATCGCCTCGAGATCCAACACAATGGCAAGTTCCCTATCAAAGAAATATTCCCAGGAGGTAAAAAATTCATTACTCAAAAAGATTTTCCTCTTTTGATTCAGTATGCTGCAAATGAGAGCATTACAAAGTATGATACCCTCGTATATAAAGAGGCAAAGACAAAGAATAAAGATAACAGAAGGCCCAAAATCTAA